A portion of the Edaphobacter bradus genome contains these proteins:
- the pdxS gene encoding pyridoxal 5'-phosphate synthase lyase subunit PdxS codes for MADHTTNGNLGSSSLRLKTGLAEMLKGGVIMDVMNVEQARIAEEAGATSVMALERVPAMIRAEGGVARMANPKLIKEIIGSVSIPVMAKARIGHFAEAQVLEQLGVDFIDESEVLTPADETFHIDKHAFTTPFVCGARNLGEALRRIAEGAAMIRTKGEAGTGDVVHAVQHMRQIVREMRALTVLDESELYNAAKVHQAPYELIRMVAKAGKLPVPNFSAGGIATPADAALMMQLGAEAVFVGSGIFMKERATPLDVEKNPKERAEAVSRAKAIVIATTHYNDPKIVAEASETVTGTMKGLAAAALEESELLQTRGW; via the coding sequence ATGGCAGACCACACCACCAACGGCAACCTCGGCTCATCTTCCCTCCGCCTCAAGACCGGGCTCGCCGAGATGCTCAAAGGCGGAGTCATCATGGACGTCATGAACGTCGAGCAGGCGCGTATTGCCGAAGAGGCTGGTGCCACCTCCGTGATGGCGCTTGAGCGCGTCCCTGCCATGATCCGCGCCGAGGGCGGCGTCGCCCGCATGGCTAACCCCAAGCTCATCAAGGAGATCATTGGGTCCGTCTCCATCCCGGTCATGGCCAAGGCCCGCATCGGACACTTCGCCGAGGCCCAGGTTCTCGAGCAGCTCGGCGTCGACTTCATCGACGAGTCCGAAGTCCTCACCCCCGCCGATGAGACCTTCCATATCGACAAGCACGCCTTCACCACCCCATTCGTCTGTGGAGCACGCAACCTCGGCGAAGCCCTGCGCCGCATCGCCGAAGGCGCAGCCATGATCCGGACGAAGGGCGAGGCAGGCACCGGAGACGTCGTCCACGCGGTCCAGCACATGCGCCAGATCGTCCGCGAGATGCGCGCCCTCACCGTCCTTGATGAGTCCGAGCTCTACAACGCCGCCAAGGTCCACCAGGCTCCCTACGAGCTGATCCGCATGGTTGCAAAGGCCGGCAAGCTGCCCGTCCCCAACTTCTCAGCCGGCGGAATCGCCACCCCTGCCGACGCTGCTCTCATGATGCAGCTAGGCGCCGAGGCCGTCTTTGTAGGCTCGGGAATCTTCATGAAAGAACGCGCCACACCGCTCGACGTGGAGAAGAACCCCAAGGAGCGCGCCGAAGCCGTCTCCCGCGCCAAGGCCATCGTCATCGCGACCACGCACTACAACGATCCCAAGATCGTAGCCGAGGCCAGCGAGACCGTCACCGGCACAATGAAAGGCCTCGCCGCCGCCGCTCTCGAAGAGTCTGAACTCCTCCAGACCCGCGGCTGGTGA
- the ribB gene encoding 3,4-dihydroxy-2-butanone-4-phosphate synthase: MFAEVAEAVAEIRAGRMVVVVDDEDRENEGDLTLAAEFVTPEAINFMAKYGRGLICLTLTEDRADYLRLGPMTQENTSRFGTAFTESVEAREGVTTGISAADRAHTIKVAIDPKSTAQDLARPGHVFPLRARKGGVLVRAGQTEASVDLARMAGLIPAGVICEIMNDDGTMARVPDLVKFCEEHGLKMVTVADLIRYRLQNERYIHRVAESVMPTAHGEFRMIAYESEVEGGESHVALVYGDVAGDSPVTVRVHTHCLAGDAFGTTLCDCKSLVENSLRMIAESGRGALVYLHNGSAGFGIDKGVTPHRVIFHREQRSKEKCEERAHRTLRQVGLGGQILSDLGIHKIRLLTNTPTHVPALQGFGIEIVEQVSVSTSKVRQ, translated from the coding sequence ATGTTTGCAGAAGTTGCGGAGGCTGTCGCTGAGATTCGAGCGGGGCGGATGGTGGTGGTGGTCGATGATGAGGATCGCGAGAACGAAGGCGACCTCACGCTCGCGGCGGAGTTTGTTACTCCGGAGGCGATCAACTTCATGGCGAAGTATGGGCGCGGACTCATCTGTCTGACTCTGACGGAGGACCGCGCAGACTATCTGCGACTGGGGCCGATGACGCAAGAGAATACGTCACGCTTCGGTACGGCGTTTACGGAGAGCGTTGAGGCGAGAGAAGGTGTGACAACCGGCATCTCGGCGGCCGACCGCGCGCACACCATCAAGGTTGCGATCGATCCGAAGTCGACAGCGCAGGACCTGGCGAGGCCGGGGCATGTATTTCCGCTGCGCGCGCGCAAAGGTGGTGTGCTGGTGAGGGCAGGGCAGACTGAGGCCTCGGTGGATCTCGCGCGCATGGCCGGATTGATTCCTGCGGGCGTAATCTGCGAGATCATGAACGACGACGGCACGATGGCGCGGGTGCCTGACCTGGTGAAGTTCTGCGAAGAGCATGGATTGAAGATGGTGACGGTCGCCGATCTGATTCGCTATCGGCTGCAGAACGAGCGGTACATCCACCGCGTTGCCGAGTCGGTGATGCCTACGGCGCATGGCGAGTTCCGCATGATTGCCTATGAGAGCGAGGTCGAGGGCGGCGAGTCGCATGTGGCCCTCGTCTATGGCGACGTGGCCGGCGATTCACCCGTGACGGTACGAGTGCACACACATTGCCTCGCAGGTGATGCCTTCGGGACGACGCTGTGCGACTGCAAGTCGCTGGTGGAGAACTCACTGAGGATGATCGCGGAGTCGGGGCGTGGCGCTCTGGTGTATCTGCACAATGGGTCAGCGGGGTTTGGAATCGACAAGGGAGTTACGCCGCATCGGGTGATTTTTCACCGCGAACAGCGATCGAAGGAGAAGTGCGAAGAGCGAGCGCACAGAACGCTGCGGCAGGTGGGACTGGGCGGGCAGATTCTGTCAGACCTGGGAATCCACAAGATAAGGCTGCTTACAAATACGCCGACGCATGTGCCTGCCTTGCAGGGGTTCGGAATCGAGATCGTGGAGCAGGTGTCGGTGTCGACTTCAAAAGTGCGACAGTAG
- a CDS encoding aminotransferase class V-fold PLP-dependent enzyme, translated as MNAQVRQALSAIGGGPLREEPIQQYVAPLFSRVLSGKSSYLANHSLGRPLNVMTDDIAEAIALWYGKLGDAWDGWLEEREAFRARVATLIGATRADCVVPKTSAGQGLRAVLNALPGRPRVISTRGEFDSIDVILKQYAALGRIALQWVEPDAQGDFAVGSLIEAVDDGADLVVVSQVMFMTGQIVAGLDRLAKACHERGAKLLVDSYHAVGVIPVDVVQMSADFVIGGSYKYLRGGPGACFLYIEPEVLESGLRPLDMGWFANSDTFGYDRPELPALQPGGGAFLESTPPVLTWYQARSGAEFTLAMGVERLREYSLQQLNALRGYLAAAGISAVTGGDEGHGGFLAIRLANAMEFPARLEREGIVCDARGEWLRLCPDCLTRDEELRFAADVLGRLISRG; from the coding sequence ATGAATGCACAGGTCCGGCAGGCTTTGTCTGCAATCGGGGGCGGTCCGTTACGGGAGGAGCCTATTCAGCAATATGTCGCGCCGCTCTTTTCGCGTGTGCTGTCGGGGAAGTCGTCCTATCTGGCGAACCACTCGCTAGGACGGCCGCTGAATGTGATGACGGATGACATCGCCGAAGCGATCGCGCTGTGGTACGGCAAACTCGGCGATGCGTGGGATGGGTGGCTGGAGGAACGGGAGGCATTTCGCGCGCGGGTTGCAACGCTTATCGGCGCTACCCGTGCTGATTGCGTTGTTCCGAAGACTTCAGCGGGCCAGGGTCTGCGGGCCGTATTGAACGCGCTGCCGGGTCGGCCACGGGTGATCAGTACGCGAGGGGAGTTCGACTCGATCGACGTGATCTTGAAGCAGTATGCTGCGCTGGGGCGTATCGCGCTGCAATGGGTCGAGCCAGATGCACAAGGCGACTTCGCCGTAGGATCACTGATCGAAGCAGTGGATGATGGAGCGGACCTGGTTGTGGTGTCTCAGGTCATGTTTATGACCGGCCAGATCGTCGCTGGCCTGGATAGGCTAGCGAAAGCTTGTCATGAGCGCGGAGCTAAGCTGCTCGTCGACTCTTACCATGCTGTTGGGGTTATCCCTGTCGACGTGGTACAGATGAGCGCGGACTTTGTGATTGGTGGGAGTTACAAATATCTTCGGGGCGGGCCTGGGGCCTGTTTTCTGTACATAGAGCCTGAGGTGCTTGAGAGCGGCTTGCGTCCGCTTGATATGGGATGGTTTGCCAACTCGGATACCTTTGGATATGACCGGCCAGAGTTGCCTGCTCTCCAGCCGGGCGGCGGCGCTTTTCTCGAGTCCACTCCGCCGGTGCTTACTTGGTATCAGGCCCGCAGCGGCGCGGAGTTCACCCTGGCCATGGGGGTTGAGAGACTTCGCGAGTACAGCCTGCAGCAGCTTAACGCCTTGCGTGGCTACCTCGCCGCTGCCGGTATTAGCGCAGTGACAGGCGGCGATGAAGGCCACGGTGGATTCCTTGCCATCCGGCTTGCGAACGCGATGGAGTTCCCTGCACGGCTTGAGCGGGAGGGAATAGTTTGCGATGCGCGAGGCGAGTGGCTTCGTCTTTGTCCCGACTGTCTGACCCGCGATGAGGAGTTGCGCTTCGCGGCAGATGTATTAGGCCGATTGATAAGCCGTGGCTAG
- a CDS encoding glycosyltransferase has translation MIFDGLEVRMHAELTIVIPAKNEAQMLPRLLDSLTRQDYEGMSTTRVIVADAGSTDGTVELALSFRDRLAVEVIRGGLPSVGRNAGAKLATTPYVLFLDADVELPEPTLLRRALWRMRRRKLHLATTNIACREGSFFDDALYMGNNLMQRVGSVLKPFATGMFMLFDREAFWALGGFNERALFAEDYLLSKGVARTRFRIVRGKILTTNRRFQKLGHGRMVWMFFKTMMHSWDDGYFLRDQGYWEEAEI, from the coding sequence ATGATCTTCGACGGTCTGGAGGTGCGGATGCACGCAGAGCTGACGATTGTGATCCCAGCGAAGAACGAGGCGCAGATGCTGCCTAGGCTGCTGGACTCGCTGACACGGCAGGACTACGAGGGGATGAGCACGACCCGGGTGATCGTGGCAGATGCGGGCTCCACGGACGGAACCGTTGAATTGGCGCTGAGCTTTCGGGACAGGCTGGCCGTAGAGGTGATCCGGGGCGGACTGCCCTCGGTCGGGAGGAATGCGGGGGCAAAGCTGGCGACGACGCCTTATGTCCTCTTTCTGGATGCAGATGTTGAGCTTCCCGAGCCTACGCTGCTGCGGCGCGCGCTGTGGCGGATGCGCCGGCGTAAGCTCCACCTGGCAACAACGAACATCGCCTGCCGCGAAGGGAGCTTCTTCGACGACGCCCTGTACATGGGCAACAACCTGATGCAGCGTGTGGGGTCGGTTCTAAAGCCGTTTGCGACGGGGATGTTTATGCTCTTCGACCGCGAGGCGTTCTGGGCGCTTGGTGGATTCAATGAACGGGCTCTGTTCGCCGAAGATTACCTCTTGTCGAAGGGCGTGGCGCGAACGAGATTCAGGATTGTGCGTGGAAAAATTCTGACGACAAACCGTAGATTTCAGAAGCTGGGACATGGCCGGATGGTGTGGATGTTCTTTAAGACCATGATGCACAGCTGGGATGACGGCTACTTTCTCCGCGATCAGGGGTATTGGGAAGAGGCTGAGATCTAG
- the pdxT gene encoding pyridoxal 5'-phosphate synthase glutaminase subunit PdxT → MNAATEPNTKDKPIIGVLALQGAYEAHAQTLRTLGATPKLVRLPEDLNGLDGLIMPGGESTTMLKFLEQRGFFETLKTFVHTTPTFGTCAGVILLAKDVTNPAQKSLDALDVTVERNAYGRQIDSTILHAESKLPGGPLEMVFIRAPRITRTGLTVETLATRANDPVLVREGHILAATFHPELGHDTRVHQLFLDLVRSHTAD, encoded by the coding sequence ATGAACGCGGCAACAGAGCCAAACACGAAAGACAAGCCGATTATAGGCGTCCTCGCCCTCCAGGGCGCATACGAAGCCCACGCCCAGACCCTGCGCACACTCGGTGCAACGCCCAAGCTCGTCCGCCTCCCCGAGGACCTCAATGGCCTCGACGGCCTCATCATGCCCGGCGGCGAATCCACCACCATGCTCAAATTCCTCGAGCAGCGCGGCTTCTTCGAGACCCTCAAGACCTTCGTCCACACCACCCCCACCTTCGGGACATGCGCCGGAGTCATCCTCCTCGCCAAAGACGTCACCAACCCCGCGCAGAAGTCTCTCGACGCCCTCGACGTCACAGTCGAGCGCAACGCCTACGGCCGCCAGATCGACTCCACCATCCTCCACGCCGAATCCAAGCTCCCCGGCGGCCCACTCGAGATGGTCTTCATCCGCGCCCCGCGCATCACCCGCACCGGTCTCACGGTCGAAACCCTCGCCACCCGCGCGAACGACCCCGTCCTCGTTCGCGAGGGCCACATCCTTGCCGCCACCTTCCACCCCGAGCTAGGCCACGACACCCGCGTCCACCAGCTCTTCCTCGACTTGGTCCGAAGCCACACGGCCGACTAG
- a CDS encoding tryptophan 2,3-dioxygenase, with the protein MKENQRPLEPGIVTDFADRLSYAGYLCLPELLAQQRPLSSPPHHDEMLFIIQHQVAELWIKQLIHELSAAIRFVQRDELDPCFKILSRAKLIQMQLFDQWAVLETLTPSEYLEFRGVLGNASGFQSFQYRKLEFLLGNKNRDAMRVFAHDPVLHSELKATLEAPSLYDEFLLHLARRGFPVPQECMKRDWGEPHHKNDGLVQVIREIYEHPRKHWDAYEMCEKLVDVEEYFQLWRFRHMKTVERIIGFRPGTGGSSGVGFLKQALELTFFPELLAVRTGLSQR; encoded by the coding sequence ATGAAAGAGAACCAAAGACCGCTCGAACCTGGGATTGTGACGGACTTTGCGGATCGGCTGAGCTACGCTGGATATCTGTGCTTGCCGGAGTTGCTGGCGCAGCAGCGTCCATTGTCTTCGCCGCCCCATCATGACGAGATGCTGTTCATCATCCAGCATCAGGTTGCGGAGTTATGGATCAAGCAGCTTATTCATGAGTTGAGTGCTGCGATCCGCTTTGTGCAACGCGACGAGCTTGACCCGTGCTTCAAGATTCTGTCGCGGGCAAAGCTGATTCAGATGCAGTTGTTCGACCAGTGGGCGGTACTCGAGACACTGACACCGTCGGAGTATCTGGAGTTCCGCGGAGTGCTGGGCAACGCGTCCGGCTTTCAGTCGTTCCAGTATCGTAAACTCGAGTTCCTGTTGGGAAACAAGAATCGCGACGCGATGCGGGTCTTTGCTCATGACCCGGTTCTGCATAGCGAGCTGAAGGCAACCCTCGAAGCGCCGAGCCTGTATGACGAGTTTCTGTTACACCTCGCAAGGCGTGGCTTTCCGGTTCCGCAGGAGTGCATGAAACGCGACTGGGGTGAGCCGCACCACAAGAACGATGGACTGGTCCAGGTGATCCGCGAGATTTACGAACATCCTCGCAAGCATTGGGATGCCTACGAGATGTGCGAGAAGCTTGTCGATGTAGAGGAATATTTTCAGCTTTGGCGCTTCCGCCACATGAAGACAGTAGAGAGGATCATCGGTTTCCGGCCGGGAACCGGCGGATCGTCCGGCGTGGGTTTCCTGAAGCAGGCTCTGGAGCTGACCTTCTTCCCGGAACTGCTTGCGGTGCGAACAGGGCTATCGCAGCGATGA
- a CDS encoding rhodanese-like domain-containing protein produces MNQISWFAERLGGMEMLLIAIVAVVLCLAVFLSVWVSRQRTRRELEQNSIDAEVLHGLIEAQQKVAVYDVRQPLDLLAHTEIIPGSVRIPPKDLLDNPSLIPREEDAVVYCTCDGEKTSRAIVRHARSLNFTRLKLLRGGLAAWKAKGYPVERYDRPFHLDTAS; encoded by the coding sequence ATGAATCAGATAAGTTGGTTTGCCGAGAGGCTGGGAGGGATGGAGATGCTCCTGATTGCGATTGTCGCCGTAGTGCTGTGTCTTGCGGTCTTCCTGAGTGTATGGGTCAGCCGGCAGAGAACGCGAAGGGAACTGGAGCAGAACAGCATCGATGCTGAGGTTCTGCACGGGTTGATTGAGGCACAACAGAAGGTGGCTGTTTACGATGTGCGGCAGCCACTGGATCTTCTCGCACACACGGAGATCATTCCTGGCTCGGTAAGGATTCCGCCAAAGGATCTGCTCGACAATCCATCGCTGATTCCGCGGGAAGAGGACGCCGTCGTCTACTGTACTTGCGATGGAGAGAAGACCAGCCGCGCGATCGTACGCCATGCCAGATCACTGAATTTCACGCGACTGAAGCTGCTCAGAGGCGGGCTGGCGGCCTGGAAGGCGAAGGGCTATCCGGTGGAACGGTATGATCGCCCCTTCCATCTCGACACGGCAAGCTAG
- a CDS encoding PaaI family thioesterase — MVSPDTTRHTPVSLERSNPTIDERANYCFGCGPANPQGLHLVFTTDTSDPGFPVATCHFQLDRFHEGPPGHIHGGIVAALLDEAMSKINRPLNVLAMTRHMEVDYLKPVPLYQPLVLTSRHLRRDGRKLFHEAEIQNSDGTTLARAKGLFIVVDEKLLALAGLTQPED; from the coding sequence ATGGTATCCCCCGACACAACCCGCCACACCCCGGTCTCCCTCGAACGCAGCAACCCCACGATCGATGAGCGAGCGAACTACTGCTTCGGCTGCGGCCCTGCCAATCCTCAAGGACTGCATCTCGTCTTCACCACGGACACCTCAGATCCCGGCTTTCCCGTCGCTACGTGTCACTTTCAGCTTGACCGCTTCCACGAGGGCCCGCCCGGGCACATCCACGGTGGCATCGTCGCCGCGCTGCTCGATGAAGCGATGAGCAAGATCAACCGCCCGCTCAACGTCCTCGCCATGACGCGTCACATGGAGGTCGACTATCTTAAGCCGGTCCCGCTCTACCAACCGCTTGTTCTCACCAGCCGTCACCTTCGCCGCGATGGTCGCAAGCTCTTCCACGAAGCCGAGATTCAGAACTCGGACGGAACTACTCTCGCCCGCGCGAAAGGCCTCTTCATCGTCGTTGACGAAAAACTCCTCGCTCTGGCAGGCCTCACCCAACCGGAAGACTGA
- a CDS encoding RecQ family ATP-dependent DNA helicase, whose translation MDLSGLLHKTFGFPTFRANQEAVCRAATEGRDVLLVMPTGAGKSLCYQLPAIARGGTALVISPLIALMDDQAAKLSALGLKVARIHSGLSREDSRQACRDYLDGTLQFLFIAPERMRVPGFPEMLARRKPALVAIDEAHCISQWGHDFRPDYRTLGDHLPSLRPAPVIALTATATPAVQRDIVAQLQLRDPALFIHGFRRHNLAIEVVELSKPRRNEFTVNLLKAQENRPAIVYAPSRKAAEELASLLGGSAAAYHAGLEPSVRERVQRHFLSGKLEVVVATIAFGMGIDKADVRTVVHAALPASVEAYYQEIGRAGRDGLPSRTVLLHSFADRKMHDFFLERDYPAPTELARLAAVLTDEFQMPDVLRQNLKMDVETFARTSEKLVAQGAASFDIAGNLRSTGQRNWRSGYDAQLAFRRDQIDRMIQFAETPQCRMAALVQHFGDTADGLRPCGHCDFCSPERATAQTFRAPTAQEERQLRAILNALQGTPPRATGKLHTDLALGVDRKQFDALLEALTRAGLITLSPDTFTNPEGQLITFKRASLTHEGRNLSADEPLAIHLKDASDPSATSGRNGSHRAKPSSATRRVPKAESTEPYTPDQKALEQRLREWRKAEAAKTGKPAFIVFGDSVLEAIVRSCPTNIDSLLNVSGIGPEKADRYGAAVIALCTSQPVPAEYGITVTPSRTKRASSRSPASKPEPRPTRNHQQIALEQPAETFTRPRAADSNPAEALTPAQQALDQRLRDWRKFESEKLGLPQFFVLGSSTLRSIVLARPQTLAQLKAVDGLSLEKLERFGAGILEACNS comes from the coding sequence ATGGACCTCTCCGGCCTTCTTCACAAGACCTTCGGCTTCCCCACATTCCGGGCCAATCAGGAAGCAGTCTGCCGCGCCGCCACCGAAGGCCGCGACGTCCTCCTTGTCATGCCGACGGGCGCCGGCAAGAGCCTCTGCTACCAACTCCCCGCCATCGCCCGCGGAGGCACTGCGCTGGTCATCAGCCCGCTCATCGCGCTCATGGACGACCAGGCCGCCAAGCTCTCCGCGCTCGGTCTCAAAGTCGCGCGCATCCACTCCGGACTCTCCCGCGAAGACTCCCGCCAGGCCTGCCGAGACTACCTCGACGGCACGCTGCAGTTCCTCTTCATCGCGCCTGAGCGCATGCGGGTCCCCGGATTTCCCGAGATGCTCGCTAGACGCAAGCCCGCGCTCGTCGCCATCGACGAAGCCCACTGCATCTCGCAATGGGGACACGACTTTCGCCCCGACTACCGGACGTTAGGCGATCACCTGCCTTCGCTACGACCCGCTCCAGTCATTGCGCTCACCGCCACGGCCACGCCCGCCGTTCAGCGCGACATCGTCGCACAACTCCAGCTTCGCGATCCCGCGCTCTTCATTCACGGCTTTCGTCGCCACAACCTCGCCATCGAGGTGGTCGAACTTTCCAAGCCCCGCCGCAATGAGTTCACCGTCAATCTGCTCAAAGCGCAAGAGAACCGTCCGGCCATCGTCTACGCCCCTAGCCGCAAAGCCGCCGAAGAACTCGCATCGCTGCTTGGAGGCAGCGCTGCTGCCTATCATGCTGGACTCGAGCCCAGCGTCCGCGAGCGCGTCCAGCGCCACTTCCTCAGCGGCAAATTAGAAGTTGTCGTCGCCACCATTGCCTTTGGCATGGGCATCGACAAGGCTGACGTCCGCACCGTCGTCCACGCCGCGCTGCCCGCCAGCGTTGAGGCCTACTACCAGGAGATCGGCCGCGCAGGACGAGACGGCCTGCCCTCGCGCACCGTTCTGCTTCACAGTTTCGCCGACCGCAAGATGCACGACTTCTTCCTCGAGCGCGACTACCCCGCTCCCACTGAACTCGCACGCCTCGCCGCCGTCCTCACCGATGAGTTTCAGATGCCCGACGTCTTGCGCCAGAACCTCAAGATGGACGTCGAGACCTTCGCCCGCACCTCAGAAAAGCTCGTCGCGCAGGGCGCAGCCAGCTTCGACATTGCTGGCAACCTCCGTTCAACCGGCCAGAGAAACTGGCGCTCCGGCTACGACGCGCAGCTCGCGTTCCGCCGCGACCAGATCGACCGGATGATCCAGTTCGCCGAGACCCCTCAGTGCCGCATGGCCGCACTCGTCCAGCACTTCGGCGACACCGCTGACGGCCTCCGCCCCTGCGGCCACTGCGACTTCTGCTCCCCCGAACGCGCCACCGCCCAAACCTTCCGCGCCCCCACCGCACAAGAAGAACGCCAGCTACGCGCCATCCTCAACGCCCTCCAGGGAACGCCTCCGCGAGCCACGGGCAAACTCCACACCGATCTCGCCCTCGGCGTCGACCGCAAGCAGTTCGACGCCCTGCTCGAAGCCCTTACCCGCGCCGGCCTCATCACGCTCTCGCCCGATACCTTCACTAACCCAGAAGGGCAGCTCATCACTTTCAAGCGGGCCTCACTTACTCACGAAGGGCGTAACCTCTCTGCCGATGAGCCGCTCGCAATCCATCTCAAAGACGCGAGTGATCCAAGCGCCACAAGCGGCCGTAACGGTTCTCACCGAGCAAAACCATCCTCTGCAACTCGCAGAGTTCCCAAGGCTGAATCAACGGAGCCTTACACTCCCGATCAGAAGGCACTTGAGCAGCGCCTACGCGAGTGGCGCAAAGCCGAAGCGGCGAAGACCGGCAAGCCCGCATTCATCGTCTTCGGAGACTCGGTCCTCGAAGCGATCGTCCGCTCCTGCCCCACAAATATCGACAGCCTGCTCAACGTCTCCGGAATAGGCCCCGAAAAGGCAGACCGCTACGGAGCCGCAGTTATCGCCCTCTGCACATCTCAACCCGTTCCGGCCGAGTACGGCATCACCGTCACGCCATCACGCACAAAACGAGCCAGCAGCAGATCTCCAGCCTCAAAACCGGAGCCTCGTCCCACGCGCAATCATCAGCAGATCGCACTTGAACAACCTGCCGAAACCTTCACCCGCCCACGCGCCGCCGACAGCAACCCCGCCGAAGCCCTCACTCCGGCCCAGCAGGCGCTCGATCAACGCCTACGCGACTGGCGCAAGTTTGAGTCCGAAAAGCTCGGCCTTCCACAGTTCTTCGTCCTCGGCTCGTCCACGCTTCGCAGCATCGTACTGGCTCGCCCCCAGACTCTCGCTCAGCTCAAAGCCGTCGACGGCCTCAGCCTCGAGAAGCTGGAACGATTCGGCGCGGGCATCCTCGAAGCCTGCAACTCATAG
- a CDS encoding VOC family protein, which yields MPFIAGCISPLSTCHQLVSELRYKDGDSYAFIHRDGQELHLRSTPSLDPASNPTTTYFFLNEGTASSLESEFKAAGIEFTQPLKPREWRMNEFVLHDPDRNQLIFGENIKS from the coding sequence TTGCCTTTCATCGCAGGTTGCATAAGTCCGCTATCAACCTGCCACCAACTGGTTTCTGAATTACGCTACAAGGACGGCGACAGCTATGCCTTCATCCACCGCGACGGCCAGGAACTCCACCTCCGTTCCACCCCCTCTCTCGATCCAGCCAGCAACCCCACCACTACCTACTTCTTTTTGAACGAAGGCACCGCCTCCTCACTTGAGTCCGAGTTCAAAGCCGCCGGAATCGAGTTCACCCAACCTCTTAAGCCGCGCGAATGGCGCATGAACGAGTTCGTCCTTCACGATCCCGACAGGAACCAGTTGATATTTGGTGAAAATATTAAGTCATAA
- a CDS encoding helix-turn-helix transcriptional regulator, whose amino-acid sequence MADVDVLLKPREAAAALGVSYATVKQWILSGKIKTIKTPGGHHRVPQSVLAQMMRSAPKKEHTASRERFRRVSGRNQRVGQIVEVKFSGLLAKVVLQIADQRITSIITADAAREMQLRKGQTAAALMKATEVMIVRV is encoded by the coding sequence ATGGCGGATGTGGACGTCCTATTGAAGCCGCGCGAGGCAGCCGCGGCGCTTGGGGTCAGTTATGCGACGGTCAAGCAGTGGATTCTGAGCGGAAAGATCAAGACGATCAAGACGCCAGGCGGGCATCATCGCGTTCCGCAGAGCGTGCTGGCTCAGATGATGAGGTCGGCGCCGAAGAAGGAACACACCGCATCGCGGGAACGGTTCCGCCGCGTGAGCGGACGCAATCAACGGGTGGGGCAGATTGTTGAGGTGAAGTTCAGCGGACTGCTGGCCAAGGTGGTGCTGCAGATTGCAGACCAGCGGATTACGTCGATCATCACGGCAGATGCAGCGCGCGAGATGCAACTTCGCAAAGGACAGACGGCTGCGGCTTTGATGAAGGCGACTGAGGTGATGATTGTACGGGTCTAG